From a single Anomaloglossus baeobatrachus isolate aAnoBae1 chromosome 4, aAnoBae1.hap1, whole genome shotgun sequence genomic region:
- the LOC142301628 gene encoding cholesterol 25-hydroxylase-like protein 1, member 2 yields the protein MMEAFSCLSHALDTYLHSRPLLQPLWNYLRLHYADTLRSPLFPVVLTVSCYVISCVPYLVFNIVGRRWPFIHKYKIQQDRNPTGPMILHCLGVTLYNHLFFIFPAAFAQWYWRPPCPLPEEAPSILDLVFGVTASLLLFDFQYFIWHMIHHKNRWLYKTFHAIHHEYMAPFSLATQCLGGWELVTVGFWTTINPIIFRCHILTTWIFMVFHVYISVEDHCGYDFPWSTSHLIPFGIYGGPNKHDVHHQKPMSNYAPHFTHWDKIFGTHADFSFAKGILEVASPNKTCCASQQEDNLYDESISPTDRVAEERNI from the coding sequence ATGATGGAAGCCTTCTCCTGTCTGTCCCATGCTCTGGACACATACCTTCACAGCAGACCACTTCTCCAGCCATTGTGGAACTACTTGCGGCTTCATTATGCTGATACTCTTAGATCTCCACTTTTTCCAGTAGTCCTTACTGTGTCATGCTATGTTATCTCCTGCGTGCCGTACCTGGTTTTCAACATCGTGGGTAGAAGATGGCCTTTTATACACAAGTATAAGATCCAACAGGACAGAAATCCAACTGGACCAATGATTCTCCATTGCCTCGGAGTGACTCTATACAACCACCTGTTCTTTATTTTTCCAGCTGCTTTTGCCCAGTGGTACTGGAGACCTCCATGTCCATTGCCAGAAGAGGCTCCGAGCATTTTGGATCTAGTGTTTGGCGTGACGGCAAGCCTCCTGCTATTTgattttcaatattttatttggCACATGATCCATCATAAGAACAGGTGGCTATACAAAACATTCCATGCCATTCATCATGAATACATGGCTCCTTTTTCCTTAGCCACACAATGTCTTGGGGGCTGGGAATTGGTGACTGTTGGATTCTGGACTACAATAAACCCTATAATCTTCAGGTGCCATATTCTCACAACCTGGATATTTATGGTATTTCATGTATATATCTCTGTTGAAGACCATTGTGGTTATGATTTTCCATGGTCCACTTCACATCTGATACCATTTGGAATTTATGGGGGGCCAAATAAACATGATGTGCATCACCAGAAACCCATGAGCAACTATGCTCCCCACTTTACACATTGGGACAAAATTTTCGGCACACATGCAGACTTTTCTTTTGCTAAGGGCATACTGGAGGTGGCTAGCCCAAATAAAACCTGCTGTGCTAGTCAACAGGAAGATAACCTGTATGATGAAAGCATCTCACCAACAGATAGGGTTGCTGAAGAAAGGAacatataa
- the LOC142301135 gene encoding cholesterol 25-hydroxylase-like protein 1, member 1 encodes MDSSTSSQLLLLQPFWDYILAEFGGPVTSPAFPVLLAFSGFVCFSLPFAIIDILGERCQFFYQYKIQKDKQPTIRMMIFCVWRAVINHVIYVFPVVFLNWLWMPPVFLPVSAPSICTLLGEVLGCLLLFDLQYFIWHVLHHKNLWLYKKVHAIHHEYVAPFSWSSQNLSGYELMTVGFWSTMNPLQLGCHPLTSWTCNLISIWMSVDDHIGYNFPWSLHRIFPLGLYGGALAHDMHHQKPGTNFAPFFRHWDLICGTTCSTSENT; translated from the coding sequence ATGGACTCATCTACTTCCAGCCAACTTTTGCTTCTTCAGCCATTTTGGGATTACATCCTTGCGGAGTTTGGTGGCCCAGTGACTAGTCCTGCTTTCCCTGTCTTGCTGGCATTTTCTGGTTTTGTATGCTTCAGTTTACCATTTGCTATCATAGACATTCTGGGAGAGCGATGCCAATTTTTCTATCAATACAAAATTCAAAAGGACAAGCAACCAACAATAAGGATGATGATTTTCTGTGTCTGGAGGGCTGTGATTAACCATGTGATTTATGTCTTTCCAGTTGTATTTTTGAATTGGTTGTGGATGCCACCTGTATTCTTGCCAGTAAGTGCTCCTTCCATTTGTACTCTTCTTGGGGAGGTCTTGGGATGCCTGCTTTTGTTTGACTTACAGTATTTTATATGGCATGTACTACACCATAAAAACCTCTGGTTATACAAAAAGGTCCATGCTATTCACCACGAGTATGTGGCACCATTTTCATGGTCAAGTCAAAACCTCAGTGGCTATGAATTGATGACTGTTGGGTTTTGGAGTACAATGAATCCACTCCAATTAGGATGCCATCCATTGACATCATGGACTTGTAACCTTATTAGTATTTGGATGTCTGTAGATGATCACATTGGCTATAATTTCCCCTGGTCTCTTCACCGTATATTTCCACTTGGCTTATATGGAGGGGCTTTAGCTCATGACATGCATCATCAAAAGCCAGGAACAAACTTTGCTCCATTTTTTCGACATTGGGACTTAATTTGTGGAACTACTTGTTCTACTAGCGAAAATACCTAA